agtctatatataaagtaaaacaatattttattacaaagttAGTCTATCCTTACACATTAATTAGTtctttacttaacaaatttattattcaactGGTCCTCCCTCATTCTTATTTTGTTGAGTTTCATCTGAACTTTCTTTAATTTCCTCACTTGTACACTTTGAATCCTCCTCTTTATCACTATTTTCCTTTAACTTTGACACACCTTCATCGATATTTACAGCCACTACGTCTCcctctttattttctttaatgtgATTTATTTCCTGTTCAGCTTTAGTCTCTGATTCATTTTCcactttattttttgtttcttcttcaGCCTTACTCTCTGACTCGCTCTCCACTTCTGAACCCTCCCCACTTGACTCGGATGAACTTTCTTTTTTGGTCAACTTTGGTTTTTTAGCGGCCAATTTCTGTTTAGCCTTCTTTTTCAATCTCTTGGCCCTTTTTTTCGCCGTTCTCTCTTCTGCTAACCTTTTGTTCTCttccagttttcttttatattccTCATCCGCATTCTCCTATAAAATACATCAGTTTTATATCCAATAGGGTTATAAATTTAGGCACGAGTAGCATACTCTTTTAGCTTTTTCTTGCATATATTTTTGCCGAGCATACTCCTTTCTCCTTAGGTGACGGTAGACGTGAAACTCTCCAGACCCAGCCCCGGCACTCGATCCCATAACATTCCTCACAAAATCTGGAACGTGTGGGGCGTTCCTCTCTTTAGCTCTCTCGGGAATTAACACCGGTTTTTCCTAAAATAGATTATAAACCCAAAAgtctcattattattattattattattatgaatacATACAGggtttttcattaacttttcaAGTTTCATCCGCTGGTAATCAACCGTTGTCTTAATTATGGTATGGGGGGACTTTTCGGGtttatcatttttttcattttgagtGTTCATATTGGGGTtctactaaattaaattttagtttctaaTGTAAACATTAATTGAGGTAAGGAATTTTGAGGTTAGGTCCCTAAACGTCAAAAATCATATGACATTGACACAAAGGCAGCTGTGTTGCCAGGCGTATGCATTTctgctaattttaaaaaatatcggaAGTATAGGGGATCCCTTTTGAAGTGCaataatttcttttgttttttaaaatgatttttttgaaatgaataTTGTATCTTTCACGCTTTTTATGGATCTTAGATTATTTAGAAATGGCTTGGCAACGTTGCCTGATTTGTACAGTCAACAGTGGCGCCAACACAAAGAGAAAGAGTTTTTATGCCACAAGTTCCTATTTGTTTTCTCCTATTATTTTGTGCTCCCACAATTCCCTATAATAGACAATAGGAGACCACCaacaaaatactaatttaaaggAGATTCTCTAATTTTCTTAACGACTTTTGTCAGTGGAAACGCGGGTGTAAACATTCGTAAAGTTCAAAGTTAGGATCAATGAACATGTAATTAACCAAAGGGAAAGTGAAAAGTGGGACAGAGCCATAAATCCCAGGCATTTTACatcaattttgtcaaaaatttcgAACACGCCCACAAGACTTTGACGTTTGATTGACGTTTTgtggtatttttgtttatttttttttgttgctttttctgtGATTAAATGTTTTCCATTTTGAACCCATACCATCATATATCGCCTACGGTTTCCAAATAGGTAAGAACCATTCATTACTAtgctaattaatttatttctcagACATTCTTTTGTTTGTATTACACATGCCAGCCCAATAAACAAAGGTCATAAACTTAATAACATCAATTGAAGCCAAATTCCTCATTAAAATCTCATTTCTGGCAGCCTCTAACAAGCCAAACTGGTCGTGTgcctttattaaaaagttttttccaCATTCTATTCAAGTAGGCCCTTAAATCCATAAATCAAGCATAAATGATAATATGAAAGGATCTTCAGAACATTGAAAGTTTAATACCTCAGGTAGATCTATTGGGGTGTAAGCTTGTAATCTGCCTTAATCCTGATATATATTTGTCTTATTTGTATTCAACCTCAAACACCACAGTCTcaatatcttctttttttttcaattactttGCTGTGTATGAGCTTATAGAAACTAATACAGTCATCTTCATTGGAGACTTTAATCTTACATCTACTCCCCAACTTTTCTGGCACAATGCAActtcaaacaattaaaaatccctacaattatatatttgtttttgtcaAGAATAGTAATTTTAAGTGTTAGGTTggtaaagaaaattaatcatTTGTTCCCGAAGATAAATGACATCAATATCTCCCTGGTCTTAGAGGATAAATTATCATGTGGCTCCGTCAACTTTACTTACAAATTTAAAAGGGCCAAGAGGAGCGATCAAGCAAAATCAGATAAATCCAATTTATAACATTCcaagatatttgcaaaaaacgtGCCAATAGCGTGTCCGTGAACTCATCAATATAAATTATGGTGTACATGAAAGGTTTAATATTATAGATCTCATACACCATATTCTGgacctttttaattaattaatataagaataattgctaattaaaaaatggatttatctGTTTTTGCTTGAGTTAAATATATATTggatattttataatgtaaaagtGCTTGTTTTATTGTGGGTATGTagttattatatacacatagTGACCTGCGCaactaaaactttttgaaagaTTAACATCAGAACCTGCAGCCGGATTTATCGTTTGTTGCATGAAacctaaatagcaattttattttgtggattTATCTGGTTTTGCTTGATTGACCTGACTTTGGGCTccattttaaagggaatttaaCCGGTTTTGCTCAAATCTGAGTTCACCATTGGATTTATCTGGCAAAATGAAATAGGAATtcatgataaaataatttttgttagaaAATGGATTTATCTGGTTTTGCTTGATCGCTCCGCAATTAGCCTCTGTTATATAGGCTACTATCTGAGACTAATTGCCTCTGATGTCAATCTTGTAGTATCACAAACATCTACATTGGACCCAACAGTAATTCtctttaaagacaacaaatataaaataatttataaatattttacatcatAGAAACTAATGCGGGTTGCATTATGCTGCAAAGAGATGTTGGTGCTTAAGTGTTAAGTAATACTACCCTAGAACATGTTGACTCTGTGAGGGACCTAGTGGTCATATTCGACAACAAACTCACATTTAACAACATATATATCAATGAAGTTATTACATCCTCCTTGAAAACTCTTGATTTTTATATTGAGGCCCTACAGccacatttaaaaataaagttattccAATGATTATGACCTTATAACTATGAAATCCTTCTTTGTATATAAAcccttcatttaattttcttttttttgccgTAGTATACTCTGGAGTTGTGAGCTTGGGATTTTGGGTTGTTTTGGaatcatttcaatttttatagaCTGTAAAGTTTTCATAAACTATTGActtattattaggaatttcctgttagacaatatttggtaaataataGTGCCTAATTTTCTCTTAAGGCAATGGTGGTTGTAAGTGGTTCCTGGGTCAAGAATGTTGTCCCCTATTCCACCCAGATAACTGAACGTATTGAGCTACTAGAGAATGAAACCATGGCTGCCAAAGCCATCCTCATTTGTCGCCCCAACTCGCATCTTTTCCAAGAAAGAGTCCTCACACTAGATCAACCGATTAAAGTAGGCAGATCTGTAGCAAGAATTAAACCCACTTCTAATAATGCCATATTTGATTGCAAGGTAACTAACTGAAAATATTGTGTAGTGTCAATTTTagatcaaaaaattgatttttaaggtgCTATCCCGCCACCATGCTCTTCTATGGTACGAAGATGGAAAGTTCTACCTGCAAGACACAAAAAGTAGCAATGGAACCTTCGTCAACAACACCAAATTATTCACCGACAGCCATGAAATGTGCTCGGGGGACATTGTACAGTTTGGAGTGGACGTTATGGAGAACCGAAAGGTCACCCATGGGTGTATAATAGCCACTATAAAGCTGTTTTTACCTGATGGAAGCGAGGCCAAGGCCAGTCCTAGCATTACTGAGGGAGATTCACATGGTAAGCataagtaatattaattataaaggtaTTTAGAAAGCAATATATCaagaagaaatttaattaaaaactttctaaatttctttaatttgtccTTAAACT
The genomic region above belongs to Anthonomus grandis grandis chromosome 6, icAntGran1.3, whole genome shotgun sequence and contains:
- the LOC126737043 gene encoding PRKR-interacting protein 1 homolog; translated protein: MNTQNEKNDKPEKSPHTIIKTTVDYQRMKLEKLMKNPEKPVLIPERAKERNAPHVPDFVRNVMGSSAGAGSGEFHVYRHLRRKEYARQKYMQEKAKRENADEEYKRKLEENKRLAEERTAKKRAKRLKKKAKQKLAAKKPKLTKKESSSESSGEGSEVESESESKAEEETKNKVENESETKAEQEINHIKENKEGDVVAVNIDEGVSKLKENSDKEEDSKCTSEEIKESSDETQQNKNEGGPVE